In the Styela clava chromosome 8, kaStyClav1.hap1.2, whole genome shotgun sequence genome, one interval contains:
- the LOC120346176 gene encoding uncharacterized protein LOC120346176 has product MTYIYVHGTESVEVKHLKLSGPRGTTKSQNELQRTSTEKRLSTLEKNIEKLEEKFAMLADRFVAFEKQISLLLIPAGYDTLFAMSGRSIENPDTNLTTVKDNTNSKTIVDEAIEEKWSMEIQQNLVEEIECCLMVGRKSKANFCLRTLKLMMTSPSGPCTDDVMKTCDDYVDSSSYIRALILLQCVSNLYKIDADPTKAIRGINECNHKTMQIIGRLVQQGGSMLPIARSFGIGCIEKLLYDLRSVTGIDEYIKVLYEALSLNNIGYSCDDVGEYRKAIEFYKEGMNILSEQFKSDANKYRVFGDLHNNSGISYYNMGNSEEARKFYLIALECYKEASDWESVDVKEEEISITRNNLEMTEELVGKKNA; this is encoded by the exons atgacgtatatatacgtccaTGGTACTGAAAGTGTTGAAGTAAAGCATTTGAAAT TGTCGGGACCACGTGGAACCACGAAATCACAAAATGAATTGCAACGAACGTCGACAGAAAAGAGACTTTCAACGCTGGAGAAGAATATAGAAAAATTAGAGGAAAAGTTTGCGATGTTAGCAGATCGATTTGTTGCGTTTGAAAAGCAGATATCTTTGTTACTCAT tcCTGCTGGTTACGACACGCTGTTTGCTATGAGTGGAAGAAGCATTGAAAACCCCGATACCAATCTGACAACTGTGAAAGATAACACGAATTCAA aaaccATTGTCGATGAAGCTATTGAAGAGAAATGGTCGATGGAGATTCAACAAAATTTAGTTGAGGAAATTGAATGTTGCTTGATGGTAGGAAGGAAATCCAAAGCAAACTTTTGCTTACGCACTCTTAAATTAATGATGACGTCACCGAGTGGGCCATGTACGGATGACGTCATGAAAACATGTGACGATTACGTAGATAGCTCATCTTATATTAGAGCTTTAATCTTACTACAATGTGTTtcaaatttgtataaaattgaTGCTGATCCGACCAAGGCGATTCGAGGGATCAATGAGTGCAATCACAAAACTATGCAAATTATTGGAAGACTAGTACAGCAAGGCGGAAGCATGTTACCAATAGCTAGGAGTTTTGGAATTGGGTGTATTGAAAAACTTCTGTATGACTTGAGAAGTGTCACTGGGATAGATGAATATATCAAAGTACTTTATGAAGCACTAAGTCTGAATAATATTGGATACAGCTGCGATGATGTAGGAGAATATAGAAAAGCGATTGAGTTTTACAAAGAAGGAATGAATATACTAAGCGAACAGTTTAAATCCGATGCCAACAAATATAGAGTGTTTGGAGATTTGCACAATAATTCTGGAATCTCTTATTATAACATGGGAAACAGCGAAGAAGCTAGAAAATTCTATTTAATAGCCTTGGAATGTTACAAAGAAGCTAGCGATTGGGAGAGTGTTGATGTAAAAGAGGAAGAAATAAGTATTACAAGGAATAATTTGGAAATGACAGAGGAACTCGTTGGAAAGAAAAATGCCTAA